The proteins below are encoded in one region of Effusibacillus dendaii:
- a CDS encoding anthranilate synthase component I family protein, producing MKTINSQIRVCSYEKIYPRTTEAFDVFQKLHAKYGSTCAFLLDSVTDLKSRYCASMIGLFPVITCKLKGHHLVLEGNSALTPKITENLQANGYMLPEFEGPLPPVLDTIRNSFELMNSNQLKPYSFGFIGYFAYDAIRYFEQIPHTTHDDRELPDILLQIHQVILHFESGQIRVIINEIEGVDTPDFAEIESFLSAEKPPALQPFDPAKLVVEEDVNQLDYIERVRKAKEYIREGDIFQVVLSKRDRVVGEINPLLVYQRLKEVNPSPYMFYVDYSDFRVFGASPELQILLENGIAQMRPIAGTTKGKGKTDSENQVLIDNLLNDEKEKAEHLMLVDLCRNDLGRVCEAGSVQVKKFMSVEEYSHVFHIVSTVEGKVEPDVSPFDVFLSTFPAGTLSGAPKVRAMEIIDELETLTRGIYGGVIGFIDFLGNMNTAIVIRTIIHKDGVSYMQAGAGIVADSIPENEWNECNHKLGALRTTVFS from the coding sequence ATGAAAACGATAAACAGCCAAATCCGTGTTTGTTCATATGAGAAAATTTATCCCCGAACAACAGAAGCATTTGACGTATTCCAGAAGCTGCATGCCAAATACGGTTCCACCTGCGCGTTTCTGCTTGATTCTGTCACCGACCTGAAAAGTCGCTACTGTGCCTCAATGATCGGCCTGTTTCCAGTGATTACCTGTAAATTAAAAGGCCATCACCTTGTGTTGGAAGGGAATTCCGCATTAACGCCCAAAATCACCGAAAATTTGCAGGCAAACGGATATATGCTGCCAGAGTTTGAAGGTCCGTTGCCGCCAGTTTTGGATACGATCCGGAACAGTTTTGAACTGATGAACAGCAATCAGCTAAAGCCGTATTCGTTTGGCTTTATCGGATATTTTGCCTATGACGCGATCCGCTATTTCGAGCAAATTCCTCACACCACGCACGATGACAGGGAACTGCCTGATATCCTGCTGCAGATCCATCAAGTGATTTTACATTTTGAGTCAGGTCAGATTCGTGTGATTATAAACGAAATTGAGGGAGTCGATACGCCGGATTTTGCGGAGATCGAATCGTTTTTGTCAGCAGAAAAACCGCCTGCTTTACAACCGTTTGATCCTGCAAAGCTGGTTGTGGAAGAGGATGTCAATCAACTGGATTATATAGAACGGGTGCGAAAGGCAAAAGAGTACATCCGCGAAGGGGACATCTTCCAGGTCGTCCTGTCCAAACGGGACCGGGTCGTGGGAGAGATTAATCCGCTGTTGGTCTACCAACGATTAAAAGAAGTCAACCCTTCTCCTTATATGTTTTATGTGGATTACAGCGATTTTCGGGTATTTGGCGCGAGTCCGGAATTGCAGATTCTGCTCGAAAACGGCATCGCCCAAATGAGACCGATTGCCGGTACGACAAAGGGAAAAGGAAAAACGGACAGCGAGAACCAAGTGTTGATTGATAATTTATTAAATGATGAGAAAGAGAAGGCGGAGCACTTGATGTTAGTCGATCTCTGCCGGAACGACCTGGGGCGGGTTTGTGAAGCCGGTTCGGTACAGGTTAAAAAGTTTATGTCGGTGGAAGAGTATTCCCATGTATTTCATATCGTTTCTACGGTAGAGGGAAAAGTGGAGCCGGATGTATCTCCGTTTGACGTATTTCTGTCCACCTTTCCGGCGGGTACGCTTTCGGGAGCCCCGAAAGTGCGGGCAATGGAAATCATCGATGAGCTGGAGACTCTCACACGAGGTATATACGGCGGCGTGATTGGGTTTATCGATTTTTTGGGAAATATGAATACGGCGATTGTAATTCGCACGATCATCCATAAGGACGGCGTCTCCTATATGCAGGCCGGTGCTGGTATTGTAGCTGATTCCATACCGGAAAACGAGTGGAACGAATGCAACCATAAGCTAGGCGCTTTACGGACGACCGTTTTTTCCTGA
- a CDS encoding HD-GYP domain-containing protein, producing the protein MRSKDRYTYEHSIHVGMISGLIGKWMKLSMAETTDLVISGFLHDIGKAKVPTDILNKPERLTAEEMAVMRKHTVYGYELVQKTADVSDRIYRDNLTPFEAMEIISQQQFGSLDTSISEIF; encoded by the coding sequence CTGCGTTCGAAAGATCGATATACATATGAACATTCGATTCATGTCGGAATGATTTCCGGACTAATCGGTAAATGGATGAAACTTTCGATGGCGGAAACAACCGATCTTGTTATCAGCGGATTTTTGCATGATATTGGCAAGGCGAAAGTGCCAACAGACATTTTGAACAAACCGGAACGTTTAACCGCAGAAGAAATGGCCGTAATGAGGAAACACACGGTCTATGGATATGAGCTGGTCCAAAAAACAGCTGACGTTTCGGATCGGATTTATCGAGACAATCTAACCCCTTTTGAAGCAATGGAAATTATTTCTCAACAGCAATTCGGTTCCCTGGATACCTCCATTAGTGAAATCTTCTGA
- a CDS encoding anthranilate synthase component II — translation MIAMIDNYDSFTYNLVQYVRELGQEVKTFRNDTVTLQQLAELPITHLIVSPGPCTPNEAGISMEAIQFFAGKVPVLGVCLGHQSIGQVFGGKIVKAKQMMHGKTSLIHHNGEGVFAGLPNPFRATRYHSLVIQPESMPNCLEVTARSEDGEIMGIRHREYAVTGVQFHPESILTESGKQLIANFLEQRERVIA, via the coding sequence ATGATCGCGATGATTGACAACTATGATTCATTTACGTACAACCTGGTACAGTATGTCAGGGAGTTAGGGCAGGAAGTGAAAACATTCCGCAATGATACGGTGACGTTACAGCAACTTGCTGAACTGCCAATCACTCATTTGATTGTATCCCCAGGACCTTGCACTCCGAATGAAGCAGGAATTTCTATGGAAGCGATCCAATTTTTTGCAGGGAAAGTGCCAGTTTTGGGCGTCTGTTTAGGGCATCAATCGATCGGTCAGGTATTTGGGGGAAAGATTGTAAAAGCAAAACAAATGATGCATGGGAAAACATCGCTCATTCACCATAATGGAGAAGGCGTTTTTGCTGGATTGCCAAATCCGTTTCGGGCCACTCGCTATCATTCGCTGGTGATCCAGCCGGAAAGTATGCCGAATTGTTTGGAAGTGACGGCAAGATCGGAAGACGGCGAGATCATGGGTATCAGGCATCGCGAATACGCGGTGACGGGCGTGCAATTTCACCCGGAGAGTATCCTTACGGAAAGCGGCAAACAACTGATTGCAAACTTTTTGGAACAACGTGAGAGGGTCATCGCATGA